AACGGCGATCCCAACAATAGCTCGGCCGATCTCACCGCAGCACCATCCAAGCAGATCGAGCTCTATGGCAACACGTTGTCGCTGGATGCCGGTGCGGGCATCAATGTGTCCGGTGGCGGCCACTTGCAGGCGGCTGAGTGGGTGAATGGCACCGGCGGTACGCGCGATGCGCTGTCGCAGTACGAAACCAGTTACGCCAATAGCACCACGGGTGTGCAGGTGCCGCAGTACGCGGATGGCCGCGCGATCTACGCCATTATCCCGGGCTACTCGTCGCCGGTAGCGGCGCATGACGCTACCTTCCAGAACAGTGGCAATACGACGCCGGCGGTGGGCCAGCAGATCTACCTGTCGGGCGCACCTGGATTGCCCGCGGGCTATTACACCTTGCTGCCGGCGCAGTATGCGACCTTGCCGGGTGCCTATCGTGTCGTGCAGAACACCAGTGCCACCGATGCCGTGCTTGGCCGCAGTGCGGTGCAAACGGATGGCACGCTGAGCGTCAACGGCTATTTCGTCGATGGTTTGAGTGGTGCGCGTGCGGCGCGCAACACGACGTTCCTGGTGCAATCGGCACCGGTATGGCAGCAGTATTCACAGTATCGACTGACTGACGCCGATACGTTCTTCTCGAACCTCGCGAGCAAGAGCGGTCAGATTGCACCGGCAGCCGTGGCAGATGCAGGTCGCCTGGCGCTGGCCGCGGGTCAGGCGCTGAACTTGGGTGCCACGCTGACCGCAACGCCGGCCGCGGGTGGTCGTGGCTCGTTGGTGGATATCGCAGCGCAAGCCATCGAGGTAGTCGACGCGGGTCAAACCGCTCAAAGCGGCTACCTCACGATCTCGGTCGATGGACTCAATGCACTTGGCGCCGGCAGTCTGCTGTTGGGCGGCACGCGGCAGCTCGGCAGCAACGGCTATCAGGTCACCACATCCGCGGATAGCGTGGTATTGGCGAACGATGCCGATCATCCGTTGCAAGGGCCGGAAATCCTGCTGGCTGCCAATGGCCTAGGTCATGCGGGTGCGCAAGGCGTGGTGCTCCAGGCGGGCAGCGCGTTGACGGCCACAGGGAACGGATCGGGTGCGAGCAGCGTTCCCCTGATCTTCGGCGCGGTGGCCGGCACGGATGCCAAGGGCAATCCCATTGCGGCGGTCGACGGTGATGGTGCGTTGTTGCGCGTGTCGCAGAATGGCGCAGCGAGCATCGTGCGCAACAACACGTCGACCACAGGCGTGGGCCAGCTCTCCATTGGCGCGGGTGCGCGCGTGGCGGGCGGAAGCGCACTCACACTGGATGCCACCGGTACGACTACCGTCGACGAGACGGCCGCGCTGTCGGCCCAGGCCATCGACAGCTATAGCAATCTGATTTCGTTCCTGGGCAGCAATGCGTCATTGGCGCAGGGCACCGGCGGTTTCGTGATCGGCCCGCAGACGCTCAACCTGCTGCGTGGCGCACAGAGCGTGACGCTACGTAGTCGCGGAAGCATCAATTTCTATGGCGATGTCGATATCGACCTTGACCATGACCTGAGCTTGAGCGGCGGTACGTTTGCCAATCATGGCGGCGCGGTCAGCATCGAAGCCGATCATCTGTTGCTTTCCAATGATCTCGGTGCGGCCAACGCCAGTTTTACGCCGGGTAGCGGACAGCTCACGATCCGTGCGAACGAACTCGACTTCGGTAACGGCACGACGGGCTTGAGCGGCTTCGGTGGGTTCTCCGCTACGGCGGCGCAGGGCATGAAAGGGCAGGGCAGTGGCTCTTTCAACTTTGGCCAGGCCAACGTCAACCTCAATACACCCTGGCTGCTCGCCGACAACGCGTCGAGCAGCGCGTTGATCACCACGGGCACGTTGAATATCACCGGTACGCCGAGCACCTTGCCCAGTGATGTGATGGGTGGCGCGCTGCAACTTACCGCTGGCGCCGTATCCATTGGCACCAACGTGGCCGCATCGGCCGGCAACCTCACCATCGAGGCTACCCAGGGCGACGTCAACGTGGGTAGCGGTGGCAAGCTCTCCGTGGCGGGCATCAACAAGACCTTCTACGACACCACGACGTACGCACCCGGCGGTGCGCTGAGCATCACTTCCGATCATGGCGCGGTGAATCTCGCGCCCGGATCATCGCTCGACTTTTCTGGCGCCAGCGCAGGCGGTGACGCAGGCAGCCTGAACATCCAGGCCGGTACGCAGGCAACGTTTGGTGGTTCACTAACCGGCGGTGCAAACAGCAGCTATCGCGCCGGCTATTTCACCTTGGGAAGTGGCAACGCTGTCAATCTCGATGCCGTTGTCGATACGGCGGCCGCTGCCGGGGCGACAGGCCTGTTCCAGGTCACCAGCGGCGCTGGCAACCTGATGCTTTCGGCGGGGCATACCTTGACCGCGCAGCGGGTTTACCTGAGCGCCAACGGCGGTAGCGCCAGCGATGTGGGTGGTGGTCAGGTGCTGATCGATGGCACCGTTAACGCCGCAGGCCACTACGGCACCAGCATCACGTTGTACGGCAACAAGGGCGTGGACGTCGAAGGGAGCCTGATCGCCACCAGCGACGTCGCTGCGCAACGCGGCGGCACGGTGACGTTGGGCACCAGTGGCGCTACGGATGGCTCGACCAATACCACTTACGGTTACGAAAGCGTCGCCCCGACGGCTTCCGGCTATGTCCACCTGGGCAGCGGCGCAGTCGTCGATGTATCGGGTGGCTCATCCGATGATTTCTCCGGCGGCTCGGTAAGTCTGCGTGCGCCATTGCTGAGCAATGGGGATGTGCGCATTGCCGTCGACAATGCCAGCAGCATCAAGGGTGCGCGCGTCGTCACCATCGAGCCTTACGCCACCTGGAGCACGAAGGACACATCCACCGGTGCGCAGCACTTCGACGGCATCATCGATCCGGCGGGTTGGTATGCGGCCAATGGCGGCGGCGCGATGGTGTCGGGCAAGTGGGCCGACGCATCCGGCAACGTGCTGGCGGCGCCGACCGATGCAGCGACATTGGCAAAGTATCTGCAGAACGACTATTTCATCCCGGACAAGGTCGATAGCGCGCACACGGGTTTCTTTGGCTATGTCGGTGGCGATGCCAGCAAGGGTGCCGGCACGCTGATGAGCTATGTGCAGCAGCCTGGGTATAGCTTCGGCAATCGTTTCGCGGGTATCGCCAATGTGCAGGTGCGACCGGGCATCCAGCTCGTCAGCGCCCTCAACGATAGCCAGCAAGGCAAGATCTCCGTACTCACCAACTGGAATCTCGGCGCAGGTACTACGCAAAGCAATGGAAGCATCGCGCTGGCGTATCGCTATCAGGGGATGGCGCCGATCCTGACAGTCAGTGCGGCGGGCGATCTTGATGTCCAGGCCAGCATTACGGACGGCTTCTATCAGCAGAACAATGGCGCGACGTTGGCTAATCCGCCCACGCCGCCGGTGTCGGACAACGGCTACGCGACCGCACTGGCGGCGTATCAGGTGTCGCAGGCCTACCTGGACCAGAAGGGGCTTTGGAACGGCACGATCATCCTGAGATCCGGCAGCTTACCGGGACAGACGCCAGGAGGCGGCACGGCAAACATCGCCAACGACCCGTACTACAAGCCCTTGCAGGCGCCACTGACGGCGCAGTCTGCCAATTACTACACGAATTACGAAGGCTATATCGCGGAGTTTGGCAACGGATCGTCAGCGACATCATCGTCGTGGTTGACCCTGTACAGCGGGTATCAATTCATGACGTACAGCCCCACCACGTTGATCGCACCCAACCCGGCGAACTACACCTCCTACGTCACGTACGTAGGTGATTACCAGACGTGGTTGTCGAGCAATTTCGCAAGCAACCCGGCGAGCAAGCGTCTTACCACGCCGTCGCCGCTGCTGTTGCCGGTGGACACCAACTACACGCAGTACACCACTGACTACGCGACGTACCTGACGGGGCATAGCACCTACTTCAACTACGTCGCGACCAAGGTCGGCAATCGATCGGCCGGATCGCAGTTGTTCTATGCCCCGTTTGCGCCGGCAGCCGACCCCACCGATCCCGCTTATAACGCTGCACTCACGGCGTATCGGACGTCGCAGGCCTACCTGGACCAGAAGGGGCTTTGGAACGGCACGATCATCCTGAAATCCGGCAGCATCGCAGGGCAGACGCCGGGTGGCGGTACGGCGAACATCGCCAACGACCCGTACTACCAGCCGTTGCAGGCACCCTTGGCGGGGCAGTCCGCTAACTACTACACGAACTACGAGGGCTATATCGCGGAGTTCGGGAACGGCCCTGTGGCGACACCATCGTCGTGGGTGAGTCTGTACAGCGTGTATCAATTCATGACGTACAGCCCCACCACGTTGATCGCACCCAACCCGGCGAACTACTCCTCCTACGCCACCTACGTCGGTGATTACCAGACGTGGTTGTCGAGCAATTTCGCAACCACGCCGACGGCAAAGCGTCTTACCACGCCGTCGCCGCTGCTGTTGCCGGTGGACACCAACTACACGCAGTACACCACTGACTACGCGACGTACCTGACGGGACATAGCACCTACTTCAACTACGTCGCGAACAAGGTCGGCAATCGGTCGGCCGGATCGCAGTTGTTCTATGCCCCATTTGCGCCTGCGTCCAATGTGGCGAGTGGAGGATCGGGTCCAGCCACCATCTACGTGCCAGGCAGCGCGGCGAACAACAGTCCGTCGAACATGCCATCGCTGGGTAGCCCGGCTTCGCTGGCATCGGCCACGTTGTTGGGCGGCTCCAGCACGTCCTATCGTCTGGTAGCGGGTGCGCAGTCAGGTACGGCTGATCCGCTGGCGACGAATGCGGATGCAGGCGACGTGGTGTTCGACGGGCACTTCGCCGTGGTTGATTCGCTGACCGCACCCGTACAAAGCAAGTACAACGGCAAGACGCTACTGTTCCCGACCACCGTGCGCACGGGCAGTGGCTCTATCGATATTGCCTCGGGTGGCAACATCGACTGGCTGGACGACAGTGCGCCAGCGGTGGTCTATACCGCCGGCGTCCCGGCGGACGGGACCAGTGTGAATACCAGCGTCTCGGTGATCCGTCCCAATTGGCTCAACGCTCTTGATTCTACGATTCCGTACATGCTCAGTACGGGACAGGTGAATCCGGTGGGTGGTGGTGATCTGAGCCTGACCGCCAAGGGCAGCATCTATGGGATCCAGGAGGCGGTCGATAGCACGGGCAATGTGACCAAGGGGCCGGCCGGCTCGGATATCTCACAGTACTGGTGGCCATGGATGCAGACGGCCAATGCCGCCGATGGCTCGGCCTCGTCGATCAACTTCGCCAATTTTGGTCAGGGCGTGATGAGCCTGGGCGGTAATGTCTCGGTGACCGCGGGCGGTGACATCAGTCAGCTATCGGCGTCGCTGCCGACAACGTGGGTTGCCAATGCAGGCAAGACCAGCATCACCACGCTGGGCGGTGGCAACCTCAACGTCAACGCAGGTGGAGACATTCTTAGCGGTACGTACTTTGTCGCCAAGGGCCAGGCCGATATCCAGGCTGGCGGACTGATCGGCAGCAATCTCGGCTACACCACGCCCTCGACGAACTTCTTTTTTGGCGGCATCTCCAGCCCAGTGTCCACACTGCTGGCGTTGCAGGATGCCCAGTTCAACGTGCAGGCACGCCTGGGCGCTGATATCGGTGGTATCTACAATCCTTCCTATCTGGCGGGCTCCAACAACGCGCCGGGTAACCCGATCACGATATTGGCCCCGTCCGGTCAATTCGACTCCCAGAGCTACAGCGCGAATTCGGCAGTGAAGGTGAGCTCGAATCAGGGCGACGTCGTGCTCGATAGCCTTAGCGTCCCCGCCAACCTGTTTAGTTATGGTGCCGCACAGGGGGGGAGGAACTCAGTTGGATCCTGGAATGATCTTGCCGTCGACCCTGAATTTGCAGGCGCTGTCAGGCAGTGTGGATGTGCGGGGGCCGGGCGCGCTGTACCCCTCGGCGCAAGGTAATCTGACGCTGTTGGCTGCCGATAATGTCGGGCTTAGCCAACAGGTTTACACCCTGCAGTACGGTGGTACCTCTGCGTACAACCTGGGTCTGATCGATGCGTCGGCTGACGCGCTTCCTTCAGCGCTTACGCCCTATGGCGTCAATGGCTCGTCCAACTTCTTTGCTCTGTGGCATTTGGGCTACCTGAGCGGCATAGCGCCTACGATGCTGCACTCAGCTGATCCATTGCATGCGGCTGATAGCCAGCCCGTGCGGATCTACGCTTTGCAGGGTGATGTGCTCGACGGCATCCAGGCGCCCAATGGTTTTCAGTACCGCTCCTTGCAGGTGCTTCCGAACAAGCCGGCACTCATTTACGCGGGCAGGGATATCGTCAACCTGTCCTTTGTGGGGCAGCAGTTGCGTGATGCGGATGTCACGCGTATCTCGGCAGGCCGGGATATCTACGACACGCCCATCACCGCATACTTCAATAACAACACTAGCCGTACCGATCCCGGTGCCTATCAGCTCGTTCCCGCCTTGCTGCTCGGCGGCCCGGGTACTTTCCTGATTGAGGCGGGACGCAATATCGGGCCCTTGAGCAGTCAACAGGAGATCGCGACGACGGGCAGTTCGCTGCTGACTGGGGACATTCGGTACACAGGCATCGATACCATTGGCAATGCCATCAATCCGTACCTGCCGCATGAAAGCGCAGATGTCGATGTATTGTTCGGCGTCAGCCCCGGTATTGCGGTCAACAGCTTCATGGCGAGCTATGTGGACGGCACGACGAACGGCGTGAACCTGATGCCGGATCTGGTGACCTTCATGGAGCGCCGCGAAGCGGGCCAAGTGGTGGATACCGGTTATGCGCAGGACAAGATCACCGTCAGCCTGACGTCGGATCAAGCACGCCAGTTGTTCAATCAGCAGCCTGACTACGTGCAGCGCCAGTTTGTGACGGAAGCGGTATTCAAGATCCTTGCCCAGGTGGGTGCCGACTACAACAATCCGGCCAGCCCGTACTACGGGCAGTACGCACGCGGCTATACCGCCGTCGACACGTTGTTCCCGGCCGCCTACGGCTACACGGCCAATGGTTCGGGGCAGGGGGGGCATCAACGGTGCGGCGAAGACCGTGGATACGGGTGACCTGGATATTCGCAGCTCCACCATCCAGACCCAGCAGGGCGGCAATATCTCCATCCTCGGTCCCGGCGGGCAGGCCTTGCTGGGCAGCGCGTCGGCACCGCCGGTGATCACCCAGAACGGTCAGATCGTGGCAGGCCCGAACACCATGGGTGTACTGACGCTGGAGAAGGGTGACGTCAACATGTTCACCGATCGCAGCGTGTTGCTTGCGCAAAGCCGCATCTTTACCGAGCAGGGCGGCAACCTGGTGATGTGGAGTTCCAATGGCGACATCAACGCCGGCCAAGGAGCCAAGACCACGGCTGAAATTCCGCCGCCGACGTACCTGTGCACGATCGACGCCTGGTGTCGTATCGACGCGCGTGGCCAAGTGAGCGGCGCGGGCATTGCGACGCTGCAGACCGTTCCGGGGGCTCCCACGGGCAACGTCTACTTGATCGCGCCGCGCGGTACGGTGGACGCGGGTGATGCGGGTATCCGTGTCTCGGGCAATCTGATTGTGGCAGCGGCACAAGTGGCTAACGCTGACAACATCCAGGTGCAGGGTGAGAAGATCGGCGTGCCGGTTGCGGCATCGGTCAATGTCGGTGCACTGAATGCAGCCAGCGCCGCCGCTAATGCCGTGACCAAGGCCGTGGATGATGCCAACCGGCAACAGCAGGACGATGCGCGGAACAAGATGCCTTCGGTGATCTCTGTGCAGGTGCTGGGCTTCGGCGATGGCACCGGCAGCGTTGACGACAAGGATCGCCGCCGTCGCTACGACCCCAACAGCCCCGTGCAGGTGCTTGGTGCCGGACAACTCAGTGCGCGTGCGCGAAACCAATTGACGCCGGAGGAGCGCGCTCGACTCGCGGAGTGAGAGAAAACATGGGCGTGAATGCGAAGCACGACGCGTGCCGCGGACAATCATCGGCAGCACGCAAGCCCGCACTGCTGCCATGCAGTCACATCTGGTCGCTCGGGCATGGGAGGCCGGAGGGTGATCACCCGATGCACGACATAGCATCGGACAAGGTTCTGCGTGTCCATTGATGGATTTAGATAATGGACGTCTTATAAGTTTATTCACACCGACCGATGATAGCCATGGATGCACCCTGTAACAGCGGGGATGGTGGGCGTTTAGCCGCATTTTCAATGGTATTAAGGCATCTGATTGATGCGCACCAGGAAAAGGCTGCCGAGAGGTTGATTAATCAATGCAATAGGACATTTTCAAGGCGGTTGCTCGACTATCCCGTCATTGCATGGCATGCACGTTCCAGTTATGTGGTTCGCAATCGCCTCAGGCGGAAAATCGATCCTGCGCCCGATGACCCCTGCGCGGATGTGCTCATCTCGCTGATCCCTGTATTCAACGTATGGTGCCAGGAAGGGCGGCGCAGCGCCTTGCGTAGCGTCGTGCGCGAAATGAACCAGATAGACCTCAGCGATCTTGCCAAGCGTCCGGGGCTCGACATGGAGGTCGCCACCATGATTCGCGAATTTATTGATTAGCGCAAAGTGTGATTTTGGTCGTGATTTTTATTTAAATAAAAAATTCATGCTTTCATCACGTTGGTGACATGGTTTGTTTCATGGCTAATTTGTCTAAATAAAAAAATAGTAAGAGTCATGCTGTCGTCATTTGCAGTTACTTTTAATTTTAATCGTGATGTCACTGCGCAAACGTAAAAAGTATTAGGCCTCCATTCCGGAGGTATTTCTGCCAAGGGGTAAGTCATGATTTTCGGGTCCAATGGAAATACCCGCATGAAGACGCTCGCGGGTGCACTGGTTCTCAGCTTTGCCGCTGTTGCCTCTGCGGCTCACGCCGGCACCACGCTGGTTGGTGGTGGCGCCACCCTGCCGGCGCTGGGTTACGGTGGTGATGCCACGCATCGCCAGATCACCCCGACCACCGGTTCGTTCCTGTACGTGTACTCCGCCCAGACCGGCAACCCGCAGACCTCCTACTGCCAGACGGGCAGCGGCGCTGGCAAGAACATCCTTGCTGGCGGCACCATCGGCGGCACCTCCTACAACGTCCAGAACGCTTGCCCGGATGGTTCGGCCACGCCGACCGGCTTCGGCGCTGCTGCCGTGGGCCGTAGCGATCTGACCCAGCCGAACTTTGCTGGCGCCGATTCGCCGCTCAGCGCCTCCGACTACACCAATTACCGCAACAACCGTCCGTCCAGCTATCCGGTGGAGTTCCCAGCCGTTGCCGGCGCGATTGCCATTGGCTTCAACAAGGCCGGCGTTTCCTCGCTGAACCTGACCGATGCGCAGGTCTGCCAGATCTTCTCCGGCCAGATCACCAACTGGAACCAGATCTCCAGCGTCACCGGCCCGATCAACGTGGTCTATCGCTCGGACGGCAGCGGCACCACGTTCGGCTTCAGCAACCACTTGTCCGCTGCCTGCAGCGGCACGGCCAGCGCACACTTCGTGACCGATCAGGCCTTCACCAACGTGGTCGCCAAGTATCAGCCGACCCTGCCCAGCAATTGGGTGGGCCAGAGCGGCAACCCGAACGTCGCCAACTACGTGGTTGCCAATGACGGCACCATCGCCTACGTGGAAGCCGACAACGCCGCCAACGTACTCGGCAGCTTTGCGACGGTCAACGGTCAGGATCCGATCGCCAACTTCGGCGCCTCGCCGCTGCCGATCAGCAGCTCCGCGATCAATTACAACTACGTGATCAACGGCGCGGATCCGACCACCGGTCGTCCGATCATGTCCGCCATCTCGGGCGCGCCGAGCACCCAGTGCATTGCCCTGGTCGATCCGTCGTCCTACGCCAAACCTGTCAGCGGCTACCCGATCGTCGCCGTGTCCTACCTGCTGGCCAACAGCGCCAACAACGGTTCGGACCAGACTGCTGTGCAGAACCTGATGTGGGCGCCGTACAACTCGACCATCACGTCCAACACGACGCAGATCGGTTCGGGCACGGGTCTGTCGTTCCTGAGCACCAGCTTCACGCAGAGCGCTGTGCAGGGTTGCGTGGGTACCTGATCCAACTTGCTGTTGTTGTTTTGCCGTGGAACGTGGGGGAGGGCGGGGGCCCTCTCCCACGTTCTTTTGCGTGAAAGACAATCTGTCATCCTGGCGTGGCAGCCTGTGATGATTTACTGCGTTCGGGAACGCTCATGTCCTCGCAGGTTGTAGCTCTTCATCGTAACGATTCTGCCTCTACCGACGAGACGCAGCTATTTCGACAATTACTGGCCAAAGGCCGGCTGAAAGATACAGACCTTGCACGCTCGCGGCGCCTGCATGAAGAATCCCCCGACGGCACGCTGACGGGTTTGATGGCGCGGTTGGGCCTGGTGTCCGAGCGCGACCTGGCCGAAGCGTGGTCGGAGTTGCTGGATACGCCGCTGCTGGCGGCCCGCGACGCGCCTGACATGCCGCCCGCCGAGCTCGACGTCTCCGTGCGCTTCCTGAAGCAACAGCACGTGGTGCCGGTGCGGGTGGGTGAGGATGGCGTGGCGCTGGTCGTCTCCGACCCCGCCGACCCCTACCCACTGCAAGCGATGCAACTGGCCGCCGGCCGCCCGGTCGCGCTGCGCATCGGTTTGCGCTCAGAAATCGAGGGCCTGATCGAGCGCTACTACGGTTCGGGCCGTTCCGCCATGGGCACCATCGTGGAAAACCTCGACGGCAGCGCCGCGGTAGAAGACGACGTCGAGCATCTGCGCGACCTCGCCTCCGAAGCGCCGGTGATCCGCCTGGTCAATCTCATCTTGCAGCGCGCCGTCGAACAGCGCG
This genomic window from Dyella terrae contains:
- a CDS encoding filamentous hemagglutinin N-terminal domain-containing protein codes for the protein MSKTVRSQQDSATSSRAVPGRRPLAQWIAAALAMSAMHAHAGAPPLSQAWLAGQRNANVTPTPNPAAATGTMPDTSGLAAQTSGQLLQQRVVQQSIANLNNAAAAVAAQISVQQAAQQAAQKLTSPVPDGIAAGGLQVAAGAATNPLLWQNANAPVQTAAAGKTTVQVKQTAQKAILTWDSFNIGRNTTLYFNQSGGTQSDGSNNWIALNRIQDPSGSPSQIFGQIKAEGTVYLLNRNGILFGAGSQVNTGSLLASSLNLFSGNVATSNAAFLSGGIGATSTNSGFLFDGIFTDGRNHDVVIQQGASITTGKQGFALIAAPNVTNAGSIVSDDGQAILAAGTQFGNAAGGSTSTTLQLMNMGGVAPGPSHVPGTVTNTGLLQARRGQVQMLGYNLNQDGVALASTSISYPGSVQLIANDQGNGDSTGVNYPGHGVLTLGSQSVTAVLPEKDGSTTTSTSAADAAFKPGTVSLSGGIVTLQSGSLLEAPSAVLSIVATPENNDVRPTAGRIYMDNGAVVDVSGLANVNLPISALLVTVPRIGQNELANSPLLRNSFLYTQKNVLIDSTQSGTRADGLDWVGSPILNVSGYVQNMPRDITQMMTKGGDVTLKGNEVIIRNGAQLNLDGGYIAYQAGWVTTPNLLGANGRIYNISNADPNMNYVGFAGNFAVDHARWGITENYNNPLLAGVGRWDPGYIVGSDAGSLSVSSGSALVMDGEITAQAFAGRDQVGQGKQPNGGSFSVDLTATDNSRTVYATSVLLQQSALVLDKRVADFDQDTPWDEVLSSQPTDTPSDADLRFWVPLSADMMRTAGFANVSLTSGGFGGQIVETAGTQLSVVPGGSISLTGSHIDIYGTLSAPSGSIAITSTGPALTANGGTGLVTPLNMPLDGNITVGPNALLSTRGLWVNDGGQSADTLIGNRYINGGSISLTAQQAFSATGQGDGTGSIILQPGSTLDVSSGGYVAPNNQVALSQGVPVGHGGDITLSTYAMANKTDVFGGNGTPAPAMLNSGSLVLGGALLGYGFSGGGTLALQAAAIDIGGQAISAPSVSVLNIDPSFFSGKGFDNYALTAVTDGVIAPGAQIRVSRDNLLPNYQALLTAPTGIDLYATNAANPAGIYTTVGALDAYHRYVSRETTTGHGPGFSLSAGRYLGWNAIVGAPAPVYSGVSGSVVVGEGASITTDAGGAVSLAGTQATTVWGQISAPGGSIALSTNNLLRNNHWPSVTPEVWLGSRAVLDASGTTLINPWASAVTVVDPLTGRLSQAVPRTGVLLDGGTVSLTGDDAYVVAQQGGTINVSGTSDQFDLPVAGGPLGAATQYVSSPVWSNAGSIALSAAAGLYFDASLSAHAGVPQAEGGSLSIAALDRNAGQTAAPAATAIVLQQSGYLVPAGLVQGQRVEQGSTPSGVLHFAVDRLTNSGITSLAIGPDASVGLSGRQSIVPLAFAGDVNLSLGRSFSADASLIQALPAGAISLTNGTTYTQGNGTVQIQAPYVSLMGGAAASQITAPITVAAPVARAGDGTLQVNADYIDLGGWLNLQYWANTDFTSSGDIRFYAPSLLAYKNGAELAGLLFTTGNLQFKAAQVYPASDYHVVIDANASGLSNAAGQALSTTVSILPNGSSMTPLSAGGALMISANDIEQQGTLRVPSGTLMLGVSDPVAQANAFGVDPKLFPLATTQSVHLASGSLTSVSLDGQTVPYGTTVDGVEWRYNGDPNNSSADLTAAPSKQIELYGNTLSLDAGAGINVSGGGHLQAAEWVNGTGGTRDALSQYETSYANSTTGVQVPQYADGRAIYAIIPGYSSPVAAHDATFQNSGNTTPAVGQQIYLSGAPGLPAGYYTLLPAQYATLPGAYRVVQNTSATDAVLGRSAVQTDGTLSVNGYFVDGLSGARAARNTTFLVQSAPVWQQYSQYRLTDADTFFSNLASKSGQIAPAAVADAGRLALAAGQALNLGATLTATPAAGGRGSLVDIAAQAIEVVDAGQTAQSGYLTISVDGLNALGAGSLLLGGTRQLGSNGYQVTTSADSVVLANDADHPLQGPEILLAANGLGHAGAQGVVLQAGSALTATGNGSGASSVPLIFGAVAGTDAKGNPIAAVDGDGALLRVSQNGAASIVRNNTSTTGVGQLSIGAGARVAGGSALTLDATGTTTVDETAALSAQAIDSYSNLISFLGSNASLAQGTGGFVIGPQTLNLLRGAQSVTLRSRGSINFYGDVDIDLDHDLSLSGGTFANHGGAVSIEADHLLLSNDLGAANASFTPGSGQLTIRANELDFGNGTTGLSGFGGFSATAAQGMKGQGSGSFNFGQANVNLNTPWLLADNASSSALITTGTLNITGTPSTLPSDVMGGALQLTAGAVSIGTNVAASAGNLTIEATQGDVNVGSGGKLSVAGINKTFYDTTTYAPGGALSITSDHGAVNLAPGSSLDFSGASAGGDAGSLNIQAGTQATFGGSLTGGANSSYRAGYFTLGSGNAVNLDAVVDTAAAAGATGLFQVTSGAGNLMLSAGHTLTAQRVYLSANGGSASDVGGGQVLIDGTVNAAGHYGTSITLYGNKGVDVEGSLIATSDVAAQRGGTVTLGTSGATDGSTNTTYGYESVAPTASGYVHLGSGAVVDVSGGSSDDFSGGSVSLRAPLLSNGDVRIAVDNASSIKGARVVTIEPYATWSTKDTSTGAQHFDGIIDPAGWYAANGGGAMVSGKWADASGNVLAAPTDAATLAKYLQNDYFIPDKVDSAHTGFFGYVGGDASKGAGTLMSYVQQPGYSFGNRFAGIANVQVRPGIQLVSALNDSQQGKISVLTNWNLGAGTTQSNGSIALAYRYQGMAPILTVSAAGDLDVQASITDGFYQQNNGATLANPPTPPVSDNGYATALAAYQVSQAYLDQKGLWNGTIILRSGSLPGQTPGGGTANIANDPYYKPLQAPLTAQSANYYTNYEGYIAEFGNGSSATSSSWLTLYSGYQFMTYSPTTLIAPNPANYTSYVTYVGDYQTWLSSNFASNPASKRLTTPSPLLLPVDTNYTQYTTDYATYLTGHSTYFNYVATKVGNRSAGSQLFYAPFAPAADPTDPAYNAALTAYRTSQAYLDQKGLWNGTIILKSGSIAGQTPGGGTANIANDPYYQPLQAPLAGQSANYYTNYEGYIAEFGNGPVATPSSWVSLYSVYQFMTYSPTTLIAPNPANYSSYATYVGDYQTWLSSNFATTPTAKRLTTPSPLLLPVDTNYTQYTTDYATYLTGHSTYFNYVANKVGNRSAGSQLFYAPFAPASNVASGGSGPATIYVPGSAANNSPSNMPSLGSPASLASATLLGGSSTSYRLVAGAQSGTADPLATNADAGDVVFDGHFAVVDSLTAPVQSKYNGKTLLFPTTVRTGSGSIDIASGGNIDWLDDSAPAVVYTAGVPADGTSVNTSVSVIRPNWLNALDSTIPYMLSTGQVNPVGGGDLSLTAKGSIYGIQEAVDSTGNVTKGPAGSDISQYWWPWMQTANAADGSASSINFANFGQGVMSLGGNVSVTAGGDISQLSASLPTTWVANAGKTSITTLGGGNLNVNAGGDILSGTYFVAKGQADIQAGGLIGSNLGYTTPSTNFFFGGISSPVSTLLALQDAQFNVQARLGADIGGIYNPSYLAGSNNAPGNPITILAPSGQFDSQSYSANSAVKVSSNQGDVVLDSLSVPANLFSYGAAQGGRNSVGSWNDLAVDPEFAGAVRQCGCAGAGRAVPLGAR
- a CDS encoding filamentous haemagglutinin family protein codes for the protein MDTGDLDIRSSTIQTQQGGNISILGPGGQALLGSASAPPVITQNGQIVAGPNTMGVLTLEKGDVNMFTDRSVLLAQSRIFTEQGGNLVMWSSNGDINAGQGAKTTAEIPPPTYLCTIDAWCRIDARGQVSGAGIATLQTVPGAPTGNVYLIAPRGTVDAGDAGIRVSGNLIVAAAQVANADNIQVQGEKIGVPVAASVNVGALNAASAAANAVTKAVDDANRQQQDDARNKMPSVISVQVLGFGDGTGSVDDKDRRRRYDPNSPVQVLGAGQLSARARNQLTPEERARLAE
- a CDS encoding substrate-binding domain-containing protein, with product MKTLAGALVLSFAAVASAAHAGTTLVGGGATLPALGYGGDATHRQITPTTGSFLYVYSAQTGNPQTSYCQTGSGAGKNILAGGTIGGTSYNVQNACPDGSATPTGFGAAAVGRSDLTQPNFAGADSPLSASDYTNYRNNRPSSYPVEFPAVAGAIAIGFNKAGVSSLNLTDAQVCQIFSGQITNWNQISSVTGPINVVYRSDGSGTTFGFSNHLSAACSGTASAHFVTDQAFTNVVAKYQPTLPSNWVGQSGNPNVANYVVANDGTIAYVEADNAANVLGSFATVNGQDPIANFGASPLPISSSAINYNYVINGADPTTGRPIMSAISGAPSTQCIALVDPSSYAKPVSGYPIVAVSYLLANSANNGSDQTAVQNLMWAPYNSTITSNTTQIGSGTGLSFLSTSFTQSAVQGCVGT